The Suricata suricatta isolate VVHF042 unplaced genomic scaffold, meerkat_22Aug2017_6uvM2_HiC HiC_scaffold_505, whole genome shotgun sequence DNA segment TGTTAATATGttctttaaaagtagaaaaaatagctCTTTTGGAGGTGCTAACTATGATGAACACTTTGAGCAATGAAAAATTATCATTGATAATTAGTGGGGTTTGTGAATTTGTATATGAGGTCATGGGAAAAATCATGTACaaggaaaatattacatatttaataataaaaagaacacttcAGAACACGTACAGATATTGattgaaaaattaataagaagGATGAAgattaaatattctttctgccAGTTTTTATGTTCtaagtttatttgggaatagcttACTTATTTGGCAGTTATTTAGCAAATCGATAGCAAAGATTTCCTTGGGTTAAGAGGAACGTAAAGTGCATCACTAGATTTATTTCAACTGAAAATATGGCTCTAAAATACATAACCAATTAGTGTTTTCAattcacagtattttttattttgctgttgtaAAGCAATAAATTAGAGAAGTttgaaaaaacatgttttattgcATGGTTTCTTTGGTGGGATGTGTTACTAAGAAtgactgaatttttaaagaaaaatataaatggccTATAATTTAACAACTTACTGAAAGTCCTTTATCTTATATTACAATCATTTTTGTATATGTAGACAGACATCATACCTTCATGTAGCCTatgtagacatttataaaaataggatcAATTTGTATAAACCTTTTtgccattttacatataaaattacatttagaatATTTCTAAAGGGAATTTATTCATCAATGTCctcactttaaaatgaaattatctgcatgaataaaactatttaaagagTTGATAATTTTAATCTATTTAGATTGCTTTCTACTTTTCACTCAAAGTCTGCCATGGCATATGTCATGTATGTAAGATGGAAATTAAATTGcctttgagagaggaaaagattgcattatatattctcaatatttttttcctttttagaaatttgTCGTTTTATTCAAATTGCTGAACCTGTAATagtttcaatttattattttggatattctttaaatattcattaaaattttttttaatgtttattttggagagagagggagggggaggggcagagagagagagagagagagagaggcaaaaaatccaaagcaggctccaggctaggagacgtcaacacagagccccacatggggctcaaaatcaataactgtgagattctgacctgagccaaagtcagacgcttaactgactgactctttttcttttgtcattttaggTTTTTATCAGTAGTTCATAGAAAAGTTGTAAGAGGCTATAATGGGTCTCTAAGCAAATACAACTTTTAATATGAAATctaaaatccaggggcgcctcagtggctcagtcagctgagctctgactttggctcaggtcatgatctcacggttcatggattcgagccccgcgttgggctctgtgctgaaagctcaaagcctggagcctgcttcagattctgtctccctctctctctgaccctcccctgctcgcgctgtctctgtctctcaaaaataaataaaagacattaaaaaaccctGAAATCCAGATTTTAACTGTAGGTCTTAACTCATTATACtggcatattttatttctacaaagtcaataattaaaaatgaattaattaatcttGAATGAGGAACCAAgattttatctaatttatttagAAACTGAACAAAGTTGGAACTAGTTACTAATGAGACAGAAATTTGTAAGTaagggtgaaaaaaaataaaatattatggatttTGCAGGTCAATTTTCAAAGCCGTGTTGACTTCtctggtgctttttaaaaatagtttctgctGCATGGTTCTAGATCATATCTTCAGCCTCATAGAGTTTTACCTCATAAATAAGCGTGTTTGTGAATATGGATCCTTTCATATATCATTTCTGCATATAAGGCTACTCAGTTTCTTATTattgtatgtttttttatttctagaatttgttTGACatcacaaaagagaaatgaagaaccATACAAAGCAGATACAGTTTATCCTTCTGGGACTGACAGATAATTCTCAGTTGCAGACtgtgattttcttatttctacttcTAAATTACCTGTTGAGCATGATAGGAAACTTGCCCATCATTGCCCTCACGCTACTGGATTCTCACCTCAAGACCCCaatgtatttcttcctctgtaattTCTCTTTCCTGGAAATTTCATTCACAAGTGCTTGTATCCCCAGATTCCTAATCACCACTGTAACCAGAGAAAAGACCATTTCCTATAATGATTGTATATCTCagttatttttctacatattattGGGGATTATGGAGTTTTTCCTTCTGGCAGCTATGTCCTACGACCGCTATGTTGCCATCTGTAAACCTTTGCATTATACATCTATCATGAGCCGCAGAATTTGTCATCAGCTTGTACTCAGTTCTTGGGCACCTGCATTCCTGATCATTTTCCCTCCACTGATTTGGGGTCTTAACCTGGATTTCTGTGGCTCAAATATCATTGATCATTTCATTTGTGACATTTCTCCTGTCCTGCAACTTTCTTGCTCAGACACACATTTACTAGAactgattgcttttttttttttagctgtgaTGATCCTCATTGTCACATTGTTTTTAGTAGTCCTTTTTTACTCTTACATCATGAAGACAATTCTAAAATTCC contains these protein-coding regions:
- the LOC115285187 gene encoding olfactory receptor 6C70-like; translation: MKNHTKQIQFILLGLTDNSQLQTVIFLFLLLNYLLSMIGNLPIIALTLLDSHLKTPMYFFLCNFSFLEISFTSACIPRFLITTVTREKTISYNDCISQLFFYILLGIMEFFLLAAMSYDRYVAICKPLHYTSIMSRRICHQLVLSSWAPAFLIIFPPLIWGLNLDFCGSNIIDHFICDISPVLQLSCSDTHLLELIAFFFLAVMILIVTLFLVVLFYSYIMKTILKFPSIQQKKKAFSTCSSHMIVVSITYGSCIFMYIKPSANERVTTSKGVAVLNTSV